The DNA segment TGTACCTGGTATTAATTGAATGGCACTGTCTACACTGACCTAGACACCATTGTCGAACATTGGGCTCTGCATTACACCCAAGCCTCAGTGTCAGAATTATCAACCTGCCTTTCATGCCCTAAAAGAGCGGTTGGAGTGAAAGCAATAATCGTCTACAACAAGCCActtggagccatataatgctccattcagtgagtgggaatagGTTCAGTATCTTAGCccactgccctgatacagctccagggccagaccacatccacaaccaaatgataAAGTACCTACCTGTGGCTTGTAAGCATCAAATTCTTGCCATTTTTAACCACATCTCGAGCGATGGCGAGTTTCAATTGCACAGACAAGAAAGCATTGTTGTCCCAGTATTGAAACCAGGTAAGCACACTCTACAGATGGACAGTTATCAGCCAATTAATCTCATCAATGTTCTGTGCAAGTTATTTGAACGCATAGTGTGGCATGGCTGTGTTGGCGCCTTGAGtttcggggccttctggctccgtcccaAAGTGGTTTTGGCAAGGCGGTTCCACTACTAGTAATCTGGTTAAtgtggagtctgccatccgaacagctttTGCCTGATGTCAAATCGTTATAGCTGTCTTCTTTGATCTGCAAAAGACTGATAACACCACATGGTGACACCACATCCTTGCTACCTTACGTGAGTGGAGTCTCTGGGGTTGCACTCCCGATTTTCATCCAGAACTTCCTGTCGCACTATACGTTCCAGGTTTGAGATGGTGTTTCCCACAGTACCCTCCACATCCAAGAAAATGGGGTCTGGCAGTGCACTGTACTGAGAGTCCCTATCTTTCTAgtagccattaatggtctagcaaaaGCTGTGGTATCCTCAGTATCACAGTCTTGCCTCTACTATTGCTTCTGTAGGAAGAGTGTTGCTGAAAATAGACTGCAATGTGCTATTCGAAAGGTGCAGGCTTTTGATTTTCTGCCGACAAGACTCACCTTGTGCCCTTCTGTTGACATTGTGCTGTTCACCCACAACCAGAAGTTTACACCTCGATGACCAGCTACTCAGTGTGGTGGAGATGTCACCTTTTAGTGCTGGTCTTAAGATTCCCAGTTGACATGGATTCCCTATCTTCGCCAGCTTAAGTGAAGGTGCTAGTTGCACTTAATCCATTTCACTGCCTGAGTAAAACCAGCAGGGTTGCAGATTGCACTATCATTCTACAGCTTTACAAAGTCCTGATAAAATCTTGCCTCaattatgggagtctggcatacAGTTCTGCATTGCCCTCAGCATTGTGGACACTGGAGCTGATGTCCCATTGCAGGGTTTGACTTGACATGAGCCTTTAAACTAGCCTTGTGAACGGCTTACTTGCGGAGACTGGtatccctccattgcagatcaggtgccaacaacagctTGTTTAAACATGGTAATCCATCTCTTGCAATGGCTGCCCCCAATCAATGATTACATTCAGTCTGCATCTGGTCTGTCCTCTCTGAACTTCATTGTTTCCTCTTCCACCTTGCCTCTGGACCCAGTCTGATACACCTCCTTAGTGCATCCCTCAGTGACAGGTTTCTTTTCACCTATCACATGGTCAGAAAGACTCGGTACATCCCAAGGCCttttattgccaatttttctccaaCCTTGGCGCACCCCGGGGTTCGGAAGTTGTCTACACTGATGGCTTGCTGGTGATATAGGCTTTGGTTATACTTGCGCAGGATGTCCTGAACTGCTgtgcttgccagatggctgtagtgttttcactgtggaGTTGGTAACGATCTCTTGATCACTTGAGTATCCATTTCTGCAGTGATGGGTCCTTTCTCATCTGCTTGGGTTCCCTGAGAGTGAACTCGTTGATAGCGTGGCTGAATTGGCTACCAGTAAACCAGATTGGTACTCCAGAAACAGACCACTGATCAGTATTACGCTGTCAAGTTTGAGGTGCCTGGAATACGGGATGGCTCACTTGGATTTCACCAAACAAACTAAGGGTGACAAAGGAGACTAAAAATCTGTGGAAGTCATTCATGCTGGCCTCTCTCAAAGACTCTTTATTATCCTTTGCCAGCTCTGCATTTGCCATACTCAGCTGACTCGTGGTCATCTCCATAGTTAGGATCTGCCCCACTGTCATTGTGGCTCCCATTTGACGGTGGCGCACATTATGCTGGACTGTCCCAACATAGCCTCCCTGTGGTGGACTTCTAATCTCCCAAACTCGCTGCCCCTGGTGTTATGAGACGATGCCCCAGCAGCTGATTTAGTTTAGAGTTTTATTCGTGAAGTGGgctgttaccactctcattaaggGAGGGCCACTTAACCTTATTGGCCCATTGGCAGAACACTGTGTTGCCCCCTCTGCCCAAACTGGATATCATCACAAACAAATAGGTAATCATTGAGAAGCCTTCCATTCCACTCCATGAACTGATTGACTTATTAGCATCCCAGTGCCACAATGTTTAATCATTTTTATGTCCATTTCATTGAAGGTAGCTTTCCTTCTTTCAAGCATATTGTGTAATATCTCTTTTGCTGCTGCTGTTCCCTCCATTTTGACATTAAAAGTCGAATGCGCACAGTGACAAACACAACTCGGTAACAGCGATCTGGTGAGGCTACGCGTTTCGAACAAGGAGTAATCAAACTTCCAATTCTAAACTCCAATCCAGTGACTCCGTCTAAAGTGGTTAGTTCTTCGGAATTGAAATAAACCAGTGATGAGATAATTAGGAATTATTGTTATGGTTTGGCTGTTACAAATAAGTAATTAATTATTGTGATAAAATGGAAAAATCAAGAatgaaataatgacagtattatgaaaagaatacaGACATCGAAAGAATGCTAGACGTGAGCTTTTGGCCGAAAGGGCTTAAAAAAACAACACATCACCTCGGCCTCGGTGGTCAGACATAGTTCTCAATAAGACGACTTTTTGGCAGAAAGCGTACATGTAATGTACAGCAGTCATTTTGTTGTACCTGTGTGCAACTCGATCATCTCCTCTATATGATGGTTAGCAATCTTTACTTTTCAATAAAAAAGTAAAGTACCTTAATACTGACTGCAATTTTGGTGCAGTGAAAGGTtgaattttctttttcaaaagaacaaaattaagaaaaattttttgTACTTGCAAATTATTGACCacatcaaaaaattattttcatacttTCACTGTTGCAAATTACTCTCAGGTTTTAGTATTAAGCATAAGGAGAGAAAGTTCATTGAGAGAGATTTGTCCCATTTATGCTGTTTGATAGAGACAAATTACCTCAGGGTTACTAAAGGATTTCTATTTGGTAGTGATGGAGACTGTGACTGCTGACAGCTCTCAAATTCAGGAAGACACATTCGTCATCGTGTTGCTTGAGGAACTATAAGAGGGCTTTTGAGCTTGATAGTTTAGTGCAATTGCTGTTTGATACTGTGTCATGAAACCCAAAATTTTTGCATGCAGTTATTCATGAGCAACACTTTGTGAAAATTTTGCCAAAACTTTTGCAGTTCGGTTTCAAGTCCTCATCATGGTAGCAcagaggaaagtgtgtgtgtgtgtgtgtgtgtgtgtgtgtgtgtgtgtgtgtgtgtgtgtgtgtgtgtgtgtgtcgtgtgtgtcgTGCACATGTGCAGTGGGGTACATAAATGTGTCTTATTAAAAGGATGGAGATAAATAAAacactttttcttttttgcagCCCAGACGGTCAAACAATAGCTGCCCTTGCTTTGAGCTGTGCTGCAATATGTGATAGTAAGGATAACATCCGTTTGCTAGTTGCTGGTGGAATGCCTGTAAACGCACGAGCCAAGACTGGGTGGACTGCACTGCATGTCGCGGCGATCGTCGGGCGCCCTGCAGCGGTGAAATGTCTGCTGGAGTGTGGTGCAAATGTCAATGCGAGGAGTGACAAGCAGGAGACACCCCTACACTTTGCCGCATTGTATGGCAGAGTAAAGGAAGTAGAGCTGCTGATTGCTGCCAAAGCGGACCTGGAAGTAGCTGACGAGATGGGGGACACACCCCTGCAGTTGGCTGCGGCATGGAACCATGAGCGTGTGGTGAATGTGCTTCTGAAGGCTGGTGCGAAAATGAGAGACAGGGGCTTCCAGGAAAGGGCTCATACGTGCGTTATGGAGGATGTGAGCAACCTTCTCCTACATCTTAAATTGGATGTAGGAGAAGAACAGTGAGGTACATGCACACACAGTACATGCACACAGCTCACGGATACGTGTGAACAATGGCATTCAGGTATTGTGGACAGAGATGAGAAGATGTTAAAGAGCTGAATTTTTTTTCTGAACTGTGTCGTAATAAGTGACTGGCATCTGCCGCTGATGTTCATCTCAATGTCATTAATAATAAATGTCATTAAATGTACTCCATGCATGTTGTGACTTTTAACTTCGTTTCTTGACCTCTGAGAAGGTGATAAAAACTATGAGACCAGAGTACTTAACTACAGCTTGGATATTAGACAATGTAAAGTGAAAGTTATTTTGGTTTCTTTTGGTGTGGTtgcatcacaatctataattaaCTATTTATAAATAGTTAGAAATGACAAAGTGCATGCTTAAGAATTCAAAGGTTTCTTGAAAACAGttgaaaatattattgaatttagtTTTGTCctattttaattacaaaataaatattgacTATGGCAATATAGGCTTTCATTTATTTTACTGATGGAATATTCTCAGGTTACCATCCAAGTAACAGTGTCGCACTATTACTATGTTGCCACTGAGTTTTTCCTTGTTCACTTGTCACAGTGATCAGATTTCAGAGGAAGTCCTCTTTAGTGCATTGTTGAGGAAACTCTTGCTTTCTACACTAGCATGAGGCTTGTTAATTGCATCCCTTCTGAAGTGAGAATGTTGGACAGTGGAAGTGGAACTGGGCATCCAGTTAAAGGACTGCCTGTCACGCCTTCAGTGGGGAAATAAAATGGTGCATCCAGAAATTAAGTTCAGATTGATAGTGAAACAAAAAGAATATGGATACAGAAAACCACAAATCTTAAACTACCAGTCTACATAGTTTGTGCTATTTTGTAGACACTAGTCATAGTGTTGCACAACTTTCTGCAAGTATTCCTCAAACAAATTTGCCACATGTGTTGCCAGCCGTGTGGTAACCTGTATTTTGAGCTCGTAATAATCGTTGGATCAAACAGACTTGACAGTCCTGTAAGATTTTGTGTCTTCTTCAGTGAGGTCGGACATTTTCCAGAATCAAAACTATAAAATTTGTGAGCCTTCTAAGGCTCTTATTCCATACTCAGCAGTACAGTTTTGTAAATGTTGTAAACATTTACATAGATTGTCTGCCTTGCTAGGAAAAGAGGGAGAGAGCACCATATCTGGCACCCAACAAGCATGGTTT comes from the Schistocerca piceifrons isolate TAMUIC-IGC-003096 chromosome 9, iqSchPice1.1, whole genome shotgun sequence genome and includes:
- the LOC124717118 gene encoding serine/threonine-protein kinase TNNI3K-like, with protein sequence MASGFVKTPDGQTIAALALSCAAICDSKDNIRLLVAGGMPVNARAKTGWTALHVAAIVGRPAAVKCLLECGANVNARSDKQETPLHFAALYGRVKEVELLIAAKADLEVADEMGDTPLQLAAAWNHERVVNVLLKAGAKMRDRGFQERAHTCVMEDVSNLLLHLKLDVGEEQ